The Papio anubis isolate 15944 chromosome 1, Panubis1.0, whole genome shotgun sequence genome window below encodes:
- the FCER1A gene encoding high affinity immunoglobulin epsilon receptor subunit alpha isoform X2 has translation MKKMAPAMESPTLLCVALLFFVPQKPTVSLNPPWNRIFKGENVTLTCNGSNFFEVSSMKWFHNDSLSEVANSSLNIVNADFEDSGEYKCQYQQFDNSEPVHLEVFSDWLLLQASAEVVMEGQPLFLRCHSWRNWDVYKVIYYKDGEALKYWYENHNISITNATVEDSGTYYCTGKLWQLDCESEPLNITVIKAQHDKYWLQFLIPLLVAILFAVDTGLFISTQQQVTFLLKIKRTRKGFKLLNPHPKPNPKSN, from the exons ATGAAGAAGATGGCTCCTGCCATGGAATCCCCTACTCTACTGTGTGTAGCCTTACTGTTCTTTG TCCCTCAGAAACCTACGGTCTCCTTGAATCCCCCATGGAATAGAATATTTAAAGGAGAGAATGTGACTCTTACATGTAATGGGAGCAATTTCTTTGAAGTCAGTTCCATGAAATGGTTCCACAATGATAGCCTTTCAGAAGTGGCAAATTCAAGTTTGAATATTGTGAATGCCGACTTTGAGGACAGTGGAGAATACAAATGTCAGTACCAACAATTTGATAACAGTGAACCTGTGCACCTGGAAGTCTTCAGTG ACTGGCTGCTCCTTCAGGCTTCTGCTGAGGTGGTGATGGAGGGTCAGCCCCTCTTCCTCAGGTGCCATAGTTGGAGGAACTGGGATGTGTACAAGGTGATCTATTACAAGGATGGTGAAGCTCTCAAGTACTGGTATGAGAACCACAACATCTCCATTACAAATGCCACAGTTGAAGACAGTGGCACCTACTACTGTACGGGCAAACTGTGGCAGCTGGACTGTGAGTCTGAGCCCCTCAACATTACTGTAATAAAAG CTCAGCATGACAAGTACTGGCTACAATTTCTTATCCCATTGTTGGTGGCGATTCTGTTTGCTGTGGACACAGGATTATTTATCTCGACTCAGCAGCAGGTCACATTTCTCTTGAAGATTAAGAGAACCAGGAAAGGCTTCAAACTTCTGAACCCACATCCTAAGCCAAACCCCAAAAGCAACTGA
- the FCER1A gene encoding high affinity immunoglobulin epsilon receptor subunit alpha isoform X1, with translation MKKMAPAMESPTLLCVALLFFAPDGVLAVPQKPTVSLNPPWNRIFKGENVTLTCNGSNFFEVSSMKWFHNDSLSEVANSSLNIVNADFEDSGEYKCQYQQFDNSEPVHLEVFSDWLLLQASAEVVMEGQPLFLRCHSWRNWDVYKVIYYKDGEALKYWYENHNISITNATVEDSGTYYCTGKLWQLDCESEPLNITVIKAQHDKYWLQFLIPLLVAILFAVDTGLFISTQQQVTFLLKIKRTRKGFKLLNPHPKPNPKSN, from the exons ATGAAGAAGATGGCTCCTGCCATGGAATCCCCTACTCTACTGTGTGTAGCCTTACTGTTCTTTG CTCCAGATGGCGTGTTAGCAG TCCCTCAGAAACCTACGGTCTCCTTGAATCCCCCATGGAATAGAATATTTAAAGGAGAGAATGTGACTCTTACATGTAATGGGAGCAATTTCTTTGAAGTCAGTTCCATGAAATGGTTCCACAATGATAGCCTTTCAGAAGTGGCAAATTCAAGTTTGAATATTGTGAATGCCGACTTTGAGGACAGTGGAGAATACAAATGTCAGTACCAACAATTTGATAACAGTGAACCTGTGCACCTGGAAGTCTTCAGTG ACTGGCTGCTCCTTCAGGCTTCTGCTGAGGTGGTGATGGAGGGTCAGCCCCTCTTCCTCAGGTGCCATAGTTGGAGGAACTGGGATGTGTACAAGGTGATCTATTACAAGGATGGTGAAGCTCTCAAGTACTGGTATGAGAACCACAACATCTCCATTACAAATGCCACAGTTGAAGACAGTGGCACCTACTACTGTACGGGCAAACTGTGGCAGCTGGACTGTGAGTCTGAGCCCCTCAACATTACTGTAATAAAAG CTCAGCATGACAAGTACTGGCTACAATTTCTTATCCCATTGTTGGTGGCGATTCTGTTTGCTGTGGACACAGGATTATTTATCTCGACTCAGCAGCAGGTCACATTTCTCTTGAAGATTAAGAGAACCAGGAAAGGCTTCAAACTTCTGAACCCACATCCTAAGCCAAACCCCAAAAGCAACTGA
- the LOC101003798 gene encoding LOW QUALITY PROTEIN: olfactory receptor 10J3 (The sequence of the model RefSeq protein was modified relative to this genomic sequence to represent the inferred CDS: deleted 1 base in 1 codon) — MPKPNSTFVIEFLFEGFSSFRWQCRLVFFVVFLTLYLLTLSGNVIIMTIVRLDHHLHTPHPMYFFLSMLSIFETCYTVAIIPYMLSGLLNPHQPVATHSCAIQLFFYLTFGINNCFLLTVMGYDRYVAICNPLRCSVIMSKRACIQLASVSLGIGLCPMATCMAIVQVTSVFGLLFCDAFVISHFFCDVRPLLKLACTDTTVNEIINFVVSVFVLVLPMDLVFVSYVLIISTILTIASAEGWKKAFATCASHLTVVIIHYGCASIIYLKPKSQSSLGQDRLIAVIYTVITPLLNTVVYSLRNKEMLCPEPWGKQGDALRRAMGQKPLSPLRREVVKPFSLSL, encoded by the exons ATGCCAAAGCCAAATTCCACTTTTGTGATTGAGTTTCTCTTTGAAGGTTTCTCCAGCTTCAGGTGGCAGTGCAgacttgtcttttttgttgtttttctaactTTGTACCTGCTGACTCTCTCTGGCAATGTGATTATCATGACCATTGTTCGCCTGGACCATCATCTCCACACTCCCCACCCCATGTACTTCTTCCTGAGCATGCTATCCATCTTTGAGACCTGCTACACTGTGGCCATCATTCCCTATATGCTCTCTGGTCTCTTGAATCCTCACCAGCCCGTTGCCACCCACAGCTGTGCCATTCAGCTCTTCTTCTATCTCACCTTTGGCATCAACAACTGCTTCCTGCTCACAGTCATGGGATATGACCGCTATGTGGCCATCTGCAACCCCCTAAGGTGTTCAGTCATCATGAGTAAAAGGGCCTGTATCCAACTGGCCTCTGTGTCACTGGGGATTGGCCTTTGTCCAATGGCCACC TGCATGGCCATTGTCCAAGTAACATCTGTGTTTGGCCTGCTGTTCTGTGATGCCTTTGTCATCTCCCACTTCTTCTGTGATGTGAGACCCCTGCTGAAGCTGGCCTGCACAGACACCACTGTCAATGAGATCATCAACTTTGTTGTCAGTGTCTTTGTCCTTGTCCTACCTATGGACCTGGTCTTTGTCTCCTATGTCCTCATCATCTCCACCATTCTTACGATTGCCTCAGCTGAAGGTTGGAAGAAGGCCTTTGCCACCTGCGCCTCCCACCTCACAGTGGTCATCATCCACTATGGCTGTGCCTCCATCATCTACCTGAAGCCTAAGTCCCAGAGTTCCCTGGGACAGGACAGACTCATCGCAGTGATCTACACTGTCATCACTCCCCTACTGAACACTGTTGTGTACAGCCTGAGGAACAAGGAGATGCTCTGCCCAGAGCCATGGGGCAAACAAGGAGATGCTCTGCGCAGAGCCATGGGGCAAAAGCCCCTGTCTCCTTTACGAAGAGAGGTTGTGAAGcctttttctttgagtttataa